From Hydractinia symbiolongicarpus strain clone_291-10 chromosome 12, HSymV2.1, whole genome shotgun sequence, one genomic window encodes:
- the LOC130621639 gene encoding putative gamma-glutamylcyclotransferase CG2811, whose product MTTKVFVYGTLKKGFPNHFFLNAKEHGTAKYICKAVTKNKYPLVIDADQGNLPFLLHLSGNGYNVAGEVYEVDEKMLKNLDEFEVVGVLYDSLKLIAVTESNNEHECLAYFMHGIKDNLLRTEYFQTYSSSLATTYVIHY is encoded by the exons GTTTATGGCACATTAAAGAAAGGTTTTCCGAACCATTTTTTTCTCAATGCAAAAGAACATGGAACAGCGAAATATATTTGCAAAGCAGTAACGAAAAATAAATATCCACTTGTTATAGATGCTGATCAAGGAAATCTACCATTTTTATTACACCTTTCTGGAAATGGCTAT AATGTTGCTGGTGAAGTATACGAGGTTGAtgagaaaatgttaaaaaatctgGATGAGTTTGAAGTAGTTGgtgtcctgtatgattctttaaaattaattgCAGTCACCGAGTCAAATAACGAACATGAATGTTTAGCATATTTCATGCATGgcataaaagataatttattaaGGACTGAGTATTTTCAAACTTATTCCTCCTCATTAGCAACAACTTATGTTATTCATTATTGA
- the LOC130621805 gene encoding checkpoint protein HUS1-like isoform X1 — protein MKFRAKLVDIGCIQQFIKILSTVSKICKSCTLRLSGGQVIFTQTERVASGGTNLWVEINQGDFFDEYRIEGKDDRNEIYLEVVNENLLRAMKSGQNAQSIKIKLTKKQTPCLTFEISLPSLTTHSRNVVHDVPVAVIPSRFWDDFQKPLLPNYDIKISIPQLKIIKNIVERLKNISGFMVISAKRNGELKFSVDTDEVIVTTHFKNMDVDGDTLRNASEDEEDDEIEARIDIQKLVTFLHVQQFNPTKAICALVHGQAVHMFLQCSDVMFQYFLPAMNVTIS, from the exons ATGAAGTTTAGAGCAAAATTGGTTGATATTGGATGTATTCAGCAGTTCATAA AAATATTGTCAACAGTTTCCAAGATCTGTAAGTCCTGCACCTTACGCTTATCAGGAGGTCAGGTGATATTTACACAGACAGAAAGAGTTGCAAGTGGTGGAACGAACCTCTGGGTGGAAATTAACCAG ggaGATTTTTTTGATGAATACCGAATTGAAGGAAAAGACGACAGAAATGAAATATACTTGGAAGTTGTAAACGAGAACCTGCTTCGTGCTATGAAATCTGGACAAAATGCACAATCCATTAAAATCAAATTAACAAAGAAACAAACGCCATGTCTtacttttgaaatttctttg CCCTCTCTCACCACTCACTCACGTAATGTCGTTCATGATGTTCCAGTGGCTGTCATTCCTTCAAGATTTTGGGATGATTTTCAAAAGCCGCTTCTACCTAATTACGAT ATTAAAATCAGCATTCCtcagttaaaaataataaagaacatAGTTGAAAGGTTAAAGAACATTAGTGGATTTATG GTTATCTCAGCGAAAAGAAATGGAGAATTGAAATTTAGCGTGGATACTGACGAAGTTATCGTCAcaacgcattttaaaaatatggacGTGGATGGAGACACTTTGAGAAACGCAAGTGAAGATGAAGAAGACGATGAGATTGAAGCTCGTATCGATATCCAAAAGTTAGTCACATTTCTTCACGTTCAGCAATTTAATCCAACGAAAGCAATATGCGCTTTAGTGCATGGTCAAGCAGTGCATATGTTTTTACAATGTAGTGATGTtatgtttcaatattttttgccgGCAATGAATGTGACCATATCTTAA
- the LOC130621637 gene encoding troponin C-akin-1 protein-like isoform X2, producing MVRIFVYGTLKQGFPNFHFMHNPKNGVAKFVCNAVTVKKFPLVVASTAKIPFILNQEGIGERVCGEIFEVDEQMQNCLDNVERVGTFYDVKRLEVISEFDQLEVCPTYVLNEFHDHLLKLPMLRSYSGRWVEMFVPRNERLHITLEDLIKEVKKV from the exons aTGGTGCGAATTTTTGTGTATGGAACTTTAAAACAGGGATTTCCGAATTTTCACTTCATGCATAATCCCAAAAATGGTGTAGCTAAATTTGTTTGCAATGCAGTAACGGTGAAGAAGTTTCCTTTGGTGGTTGCAAGTACAGCAAAAATACCATTCATTTTAAACCAAGAAGGTATTGGAGAG CGTGTTTGTGGTGAAATTTTTGAGGTGGACGAGCAGATGCAGAATTGTCTCGATAATGTCGAACGTGTTGGTACCTTCTACGATGTCAAAAGGCTTGAAGTTATTTCTGAATTCGATCAGCTTGAAGTTTGTCCTACGTATGTGTTAAATGAATTTCACGATCATCTGCTCAAACTTCCAATGCTGCGAAGCTATTCAGGTCGTTGGGTAGAAATGTTTGTACCTCGAAATGAAAGACTTCACATCACCTTGGAGGATTTGATCAAggaagttaaaaaagtttaa
- the LOC130621805 gene encoding checkpoint protein HUS1-like isoform X3, whose protein sequence is MKFRAKLVDIGCIQQFIKILSTVSKICKSCTLRLSGGQVIFTQTERVASGGTNLWVEINQGDFFDEYRIEGKDDRNEIYLEVVNENLLRAMKSGQNAQSIKIKLTKKQTPCLTFEISLIKISIPQLKIIKNIVERLKNISGFMVISAKRNGELKFSVDTDEVIVTTHFKNMDVDGDTLRNASEDEEDDEIEARIDIQKLVTFLHVQQFNPTKAICALVHGQAVHMFLQCSDVMFQYFLPAMNVTIS, encoded by the exons ATGAAGTTTAGAGCAAAATTGGTTGATATTGGATGTATTCAGCAGTTCATAA AAATATTGTCAACAGTTTCCAAGATCTGTAAGTCCTGCACCTTACGCTTATCAGGAGGTCAGGTGATATTTACACAGACAGAAAGAGTTGCAAGTGGTGGAACGAACCTCTGGGTGGAAATTAACCAG ggaGATTTTTTTGATGAATACCGAATTGAAGGAAAAGACGACAGAAATGAAATATACTTGGAAGTTGTAAACGAGAACCTGCTTCGTGCTATGAAATCTGGACAAAATGCACAATCCATTAAAATCAAATTAACAAAGAAACAAACGCCATGTCTtacttttgaaatttctttg ATTAAAATCAGCATTCCtcagttaaaaataataaagaacatAGTTGAAAGGTTAAAGAACATTAGTGGATTTATG GTTATCTCAGCGAAAAGAAATGGAGAATTGAAATTTAGCGTGGATACTGACGAAGTTATCGTCAcaacgcattttaaaaatatggacGTGGATGGAGACACTTTGAGAAACGCAAGTGAAGATGAAGAAGACGATGAGATTGAAGCTCGTATCGATATCCAAAAGTTAGTCACATTTCTTCACGTTCAGCAATTTAATCCAACGAAAGCAATATGCGCTTTAGTGCATGGTCAAGCAGTGCATATGTTTTTACAATGTAGTGATGTtatgtttcaatattttttgccgGCAATGAATGTGACCATATCTTAA
- the LOC130621637 gene encoding putative gamma-glutamylcyclotransferase CG2811 isoform X1, protein MLFLPNNDSKFLFFILDMVRIFVYGTLKQGFPNFHFMHNPKNGVAKFVCNAVTVKKFPLVVASTAKIPFILNQEGIGERVCGEIFEVDEQMQNCLDNVERVGTFYDVKRLEVISEFDQLEVCPTYVLNEFHDHLLKLPMLRSYSGRWVEMFVPRNERLHITLEDLIKEVKKV, encoded by the exons ATGTTGTTCTTACCCAACAACGATAGCAAgttcttgtttttcattttagataTGGTGCGAATTTTTGTGTATGGAACTTTAAAACAGGGATTTCCGAATTTTCACTTCATGCATAATCCCAAAAATGGTGTAGCTAAATTTGTTTGCAATGCAGTAACGGTGAAGAAGTTTCCTTTGGTGGTTGCAAGTACAGCAAAAATACCATTCATTTTAAACCAAGAAGGTATTGGAGAG CGTGTTTGTGGTGAAATTTTTGAGGTGGACGAGCAGATGCAGAATTGTCTCGATAATGTCGAACGTGTTGGTACCTTCTACGATGTCAAAAGGCTTGAAGTTATTTCTGAATTCGATCAGCTTGAAGTTTGTCCTACGTATGTGTTAAATGAATTTCACGATCATCTGCTCAAACTTCCAATGCTGCGAAGCTATTCAGGTCGTTGGGTAGAAATGTTTGTACCTCGAAATGAAAGACTTCACATCACCTTGGAGGATTTGATCAAggaagttaaaaaagtttaa
- the LOC130621805 gene encoding checkpoint protein HUS1-like isoform X2, with the protein MKFRAKLVDIGCIQQFIKILSTVSKICKSCTLRLSGGQVIFTQTERVASGGTNLWVEINQGDFFDEYRIEGKDDRNEIYLEVVNENLLRAMKSGQNAQSIKIKLTKKQTPCLTFEISLPSLTTHSRNVVHDVPVAVIPSRFWDDFQKPLLPNYDVISAKRNGELKFSVDTDEVIVTTHFKNMDVDGDTLRNASEDEEDDEIEARIDIQKLVTFLHVQQFNPTKAICALVHGQAVHMFLQCSDVMFQYFLPAMNVTIS; encoded by the exons ATGAAGTTTAGAGCAAAATTGGTTGATATTGGATGTATTCAGCAGTTCATAA AAATATTGTCAACAGTTTCCAAGATCTGTAAGTCCTGCACCTTACGCTTATCAGGAGGTCAGGTGATATTTACACAGACAGAAAGAGTTGCAAGTGGTGGAACGAACCTCTGGGTGGAAATTAACCAG ggaGATTTTTTTGATGAATACCGAATTGAAGGAAAAGACGACAGAAATGAAATATACTTGGAAGTTGTAAACGAGAACCTGCTTCGTGCTATGAAATCTGGACAAAATGCACAATCCATTAAAATCAAATTAACAAAGAAACAAACGCCATGTCTtacttttgaaatttctttg CCCTCTCTCACCACTCACTCACGTAATGTCGTTCATGATGTTCCAGTGGCTGTCATTCCTTCAAGATTTTGGGATGATTTTCAAAAGCCGCTTCTACCTAATTACGAT GTTATCTCAGCGAAAAGAAATGGAGAATTGAAATTTAGCGTGGATACTGACGAAGTTATCGTCAcaacgcattttaaaaatatggacGTGGATGGAGACACTTTGAGAAACGCAAGTGAAGATGAAGAAGACGATGAGATTGAAGCTCGTATCGATATCCAAAAGTTAGTCACATTTCTTCACGTTCAGCAATTTAATCCAACGAAAGCAATATGCGCTTTAGTGCATGGTCAAGCAGTGCATATGTTTTTACAATGTAGTGATGTtatgtttcaatattttttgccgGCAATGAATGTGACCATATCTTAA